In one window of Episyrphus balteatus chromosome 3, idEpiBalt1.1, whole genome shotgun sequence DNA:
- the LOC129914501 gene encoding solute carrier family 35 member B1 homolog, which translates to MINEKYKFIFYSVGIFCCYFYYGIIQEKITRGQYGNTKNEDGTTGERFTCALAMVCVQCFCNAIFAKGMLLAKPQKDDTTPTSYYAVCSLTYLLAMVSSNMALRWVPYPTQVVGKSAKPIPVMILGVLIGRKSYSWTRYGCVMTIVAGVVLFMYKEGKVNSNLAQEKTGLGELLLLLSLSMDGFTGAVQERMRSSSAPTGQQMMLSMNFWSSMMLGSAMIFTGEGKDFLLFTSRHPQLLTHLATLAFAGALGQLFIFLMVAGFGPLACSVVTTTRKFFTVLFSVIFFGNLLIPRQWLGAILVFVGLFADMVFGKKSTAKKPVADDKKKLLS; encoded by the exons atgatTAATGAGAAATATAAATTCATTTTCTATTCTGTTGGaatattttgttgctatttCTATTACGGTATAATCCAGGAGAAAATTACGAGAGGTCAATATGGTAACACGAAAAATGAAGATGGAACAACAGGCGAAAGATTCACCTGCGCTCTGGCCATGGTGTGTGTGCAGTGCTTCTGCAATGCTATTTTTGCAAAAG GAATGCTTCTGGCTAAACCGCAGAAAGATGACACCACACCCACAAGCTACTATGCAGTCTGCTCACTCACCTATCTCTTGGCTATGGTTAGTTCGAATATGGCCTTGCGGTGGGTGCCATATCCTACTCAAGTGGTTGGTAAATCTGCAAAACCTATTCCAGTGATGATTTTAGGAGTGTTGATTGGGAGGAAGTCATATTCCTGGACGCGATACGGATGTGTGATGACAATAGTGGCAGGAGTAGTGCTCTTTATGTACAAGGAAGGAAAAGTAAATTCAAATCTCGCCCAAGAAAAAACGGGTTTAGGAGAATTACTTCTATTGCTAAGCCTATCCATGGATGGATTTACGGGAGCAGTTCAAGAACGCATGCGGTCTTCAAGTGCACCCACTGGGCAACAAATGATGCTGTCAATGAATTTCTGGAGTTCTATGATGTTGGGATCAGCGATGATTTTCACAG gagaagggaaagatttcttattatttacaTCCCGCCATCCTCAGCTACTCACGCACTTAGCTACCCTCGCCTTCGCTGGTGCTCTCGGTcagttgtttatttttctaatggtgGCTGGTTTTGGTCCATTGGCGTGTTCTGTTGTGACAACTACCAGAAAGTTTTTTACCGTTCTCTTTTccgtaatattttttggaaatcttCTTATTCCCAGGCAGTGGCTCGGAGCGATACTAGTGTTTGTTGGTCTATTTGCCGATATGGTATTTGGGAAGAAATCGACAGCTAAAAAGCCGGTTGCAGATGACAAAAAGAAGCTACTGTCGTAA